tttgtgAGATTCTAAAATAAAACCTTTCAGATTAACGTTGACGCTGTTTCCTTAAAACTGCTTTTGTCGTGGTTTCAGGAAAGCTTTGGCGAAGTCTGGCCTGCAGAACGTGGGGACGCAGCCAAACGTGTTGACCTCCGGAGAGAGCGACCCTCTGCAGGAACCAAACAGCAGCGTGGACTGGAGCGTGAGTCACATTTTTAAGATTGTATTAATAAGAAAGGTTGGGTTCTCATGGTACCAGAACGTTAATCTTCCAGTTCCATTTCTGTTTTGATACCACTGCAACAAAATTCAAAGTCAGAGACAACCATTAATgcataattaatttatttaatcaacaaaagctgcaggcaaactcctgccaGATGTCTGTATGTACATCAATATTTtacattgccaacatatttgtgcaattcagacaaTTTTCCggagtttgtctgcagtttCTGATGGATTTATGTCTCTCCTACACAACTGAAagtactttaaatgtttgacgACCTTCTTAGTGGCTGGGTTTGTGTGCTCTCTAAATAAcaattcaaatgtttgtgttcacctTTAGTTGAACGTGTTATTTAGTTTCCTCAGACAGGATCGTTCCTGTGAAAATGGTTTGATGCATGACTTCGGTTGCAGGATAATGCTCAGTTCGGGGACCACATCTGGTTTGAGACCAGTGGCTCTGGAGACTTCTGTTACGTTGGAGAGCAATACTGCATCGCTAAGTCACTGGTGAGTGAGTCACAGCACCCCCTTTGGTCAGGAACGCCACACATTCATCTCAGTACTACAACCATACTTTTATCGGACTGCTAAAAAAGATATCCATGAAAATAATACAATGTATTGTTAAAGTTACCAAAATATGCAGGCAAACTCACTAAAGATGgcctaaattgcacaaatacatatGCAACATTTTGGCACAGAGACATTGCCAATTGAGGGTGCATTCACTCCTGAGCTGTTTGGTACATTTGTGACGAACTCTGGTGCTCTTTTGTCGCTTGACACGCTTGAAATTCATCTTGGttccaagtgcaccagagtttGGTTCCGAACCAAACAAGGGAAGTAAACCatcagcagtgcattgtgggttgaatcTGGCCATCTGTAAATGATGTCAGAAAGGTTTGCAGAgcgtggctaacattagcattgctaacatcaccagccttcagtcctccttacaGGCTAACGTCCACATGCCTGAGCTAAATGTGGTTGCACATCGCTCCGGTCAATGTGCCAGTTTAACCCGACACAGCTGAGATAAAACTTCATCTCCACTttatagatcaaaatactgacaGACTGCGCCTCGCTACAGGACAccattcttccactgtcctgttgtttgGGGTCATAGCTGAGCATTAGGCCGGAGGGCAGCAACCATGGACCAGAGCTGCAGCCCCAACTAGTGGCGGGTGGCTACAGTacataacaacacaacaatgaTGGAACTTCACCGCTAAATCGCACCAAGCCCACCGGACTTCATATGTGAAAGAGActttagacagtgctctctcacTTTCGCTCGCAGAAACTTTAGATCAGAAATTTGAATGAAAACGAAAGTTTGTTGGAAGTTTGAGTATTTTTTGATATTATGGAACAGATGGTACATTTTGAATCACCAGGTATTGAAACTTCTCCACCATCATTTTCTATTTACTATCTTAATGAAAGCGTTGTTACCAATCAGGAGGTATCATAATGAAATCAATCTGGTGTTATTTTGCAGCAAAAGTCGGTGGTGAGGAAGAAATGTGCTGGCTGTAAGATCTCTGTTCACACCATGTGTATGGAGCAGCTGGAGAAGGTAAACTGTGGATTGACAGCTTTAATCTGGTGTTTTATTCTCCATGCTCACAGTCTCTCATTCGCTCTGTTCAGATTAATTTCAGGTGCAAGCCGTCGTTTAGGGAGCCAGGATCCAGAGCTGTTCGAGAGGTACATCTCTGTTTAGATCATTCATGATGAATTTAACCAAATCTTTAATGAAACTGTTGGTGAATAACTGTCCTGTTTCAGCCCAACATGGTGCGACACCACTGGGTCCACAGGAGGCGTCAGACAGGGAAGTGTCGACAGTGTGGGAAGGTGAGCCGCCATCATCCCTCGAAGATTTAATTGAAAAAAGGATGAAGAGCCGGGGAGCTTactgagtgttttatttgatctccTGCAGGGATTCCAACAGAAGTTTTCATTTCACAGCAAAGAGATCGTCGCCATCAGCTGCTCGTGGTGCAAACAGGCCGTAAGTAGCACAGTCATACAGCTGATAGAGGACAACcaatacatccatccatacatccatcagtccatccaccagtccatcaatccatcagtctatccatccatccatcagtcaatcagtccctcaatcaatccatccatccatccatccatccattcattcatccatccatcattcagCCAACCCTGTGAGTTCACAAATTTATAATAAAAGCTTTCACAGGATATTTTTCAAACGGAGCAGGTGTGGACTGACTCTTTGCTCAAAGAACAgaatttttagtttttattgaagCTGTCTCATAAATTTTAAGCCCCCCTCTTATGGCTTagtgtcacagtgatgtcacttcctgtcttgtTTCAGTACCACAACAAGGTGACGTGCTTCATGCTGCAGCAGATCGAGGAGTGCTGCTCTCTTGGAGCTCACGCCGCCGTCATCATCCCTCCTACCTGGATCATCAGAGTCCGCAGAACACaggtacatacacacacctgtaggACTTACAGAGTGTTAAAGACCCCATGCTGTAAGATAACCATCTCCCCTGTTCTCTCTTAGACACATGCATGCTTAACCACTTGTCAGCGTTAACTGCCATGATATTAGGATGCGAAATCAGCCAATTCATTCCATTACAGTAATCGCATGATTCTTTGTCCTTGTTCCCTGTACTTAAGCCACCGCTGCGTCCAAGTTCCTTATTCCATGGTTAAGTTAATGTGGGAACTTTCGATCTACCCTGAGTTCCTTTTCGAattctttcaaattaaaagcaggtTGATGTCCGAACAGGAGATATCCTGGCTTAAGACGttccaaaaatacaaaataaaatcataagaAAAACAGTTTAGAAAACATGAATCATCTGACGGCTCTAACGACCACTGATGTTGTTTGTCTTCCTCTGCAGACGTCTCTAAAGTCgagtaaaaagaagaaaaggacgTCGCTGAAGTGCAACAAGTCAAGCAAGAAGGGAGCAGAGGTGAGACCCCTTCAATCAAATCTTGAGACTTCAAAGTCTGTAATAGTGTTCAGTATAGTTCATTCAGTATAGTTCATTAGTTATTAGTAAAGATCAAGTCATGAGGCAGGCTGAGCATCACCACGTTTGTTAATGTGTCAGACTTCTGGGTGTTTCTCTTCCATCTCTCAGGTCCAAGATGGCCGCTGGAAGCCCTTCCTGGTGAAGCCCCTCCCCTCTCAGCTCATGAAGCCTCTGCTGGTGTTTGTTAACCCAAAGAGTGGAGGGAACCAGGTGATATAATGATGTCCCGACATGCCAGGTGTGCACTCGtgttgttcttctctcctcACACTCTTCTGTTCTGTTTCAAACCTTCAGGGAGCGAAGATCATCCAGTCCTTCATGTGGTACCTGAACCCTCGACAGGTGTTTGACCTGACGAAGGGAGGACCCAAAGAGGGGTGAGCTTACGATGCAACGCCATCACATCATCACTGCAGTGTAACACAGAAACTGACaaagagacagctctctatgatgtttagaatttggactgcagtacccattttaaacactaggtgtcagagttacatattgctcctttaattgtGCCTTCTTATAATATCTAAGACAGCTGTTGTCATTAAAACTGAGATAACTTTAGTTCAAGTTTCTCCAGCATCTCCTCGGCTCTGTATGTTTGCAGTAAAGTGTCGGTTCAAATCTTGTGTTTCTTATCTGTCGTTGTCTTTCTGCAGGTTGGAGCTGTATGCCAAAGTGCCCAACCTGAGGATCCTGGCCTGTGGGGGAGACGGGACGGTGAGTCCAACTTTATGTATCACACACTGATCAACACACAAATTCATACAGTAACACACTTTCATCATCTAAAGAGTTCAACTATCCTGATGTTTCTCACAGCACTTAGATTCTTTATCTGCTCTGAAATTCAGATCTTTGTAATCCAgttaacaaaattaaaaatgtggattttaatatattgtatatattgtatattaatattataatatcaaaacaatataaaatgtGTCCAACTCAAAGCAGTACCCTTgattaagattaaaaatgtgaaatgtattaACTTTGGGCACTTTGGGGAGTCCCCAGGAGATGATTACCAATAGAGACACTGATGGCTGTTTAATGAACTgcagttagcatgctaacatacaGCGTTTTGACTGATCTCAATCAGCTCGTTAGCCCGCTAATGGCCATTTCCATTATGTGTTAGCctcaagctaacaagctaaatGTACATTCCGGTACATCTGGGAGAAATGGCACCCCCTCCCTGAAGAATAATGCACCAACCACCAGTGACTACatcgccgtgtgtgtgtgtgttcaggtgggCTGGATCTTGTCAGTGTTGGACCAGTTGAAGCTCCGCCCTCAGCCCCCCGTGGGAATCCTTCCTCTGGGGACGGGGAACGACCTCGCCAGGACCTTGAACTGGGGAGGGGTGAGATTTCCTGAAACACGTTTcggacagaaaataaaatgctggAGTATTTCACAGCCAGTGTTTTGTCCTTTATGCCTAGATAAATGAAATATtgatcctcctcttcctccagggTTACACTGATGAACCGATCACAAAGATCCTCTCTCACGTCGAAGATGGAAACATCGTCCAGCTGGACCGTTGGAACCTGAACGTGGAGGCGAACCCAGAGGCTCGACCGGAAGACCAGGACGAACaccaaacagacaaggtcagacCACCTGTCAGAGGAGAGTTTATTTCATATGAAGCTTCTGGACATCCTGTCTGTTTCCTTATCCTTTCTGATACTTCCTGTTCCCCAGCTTCCCATCGATGTCTTCAACAACTACTTCAGTCTGGGCTTCGACGCTCACGTCACACTGGGCTTCCATGAATCCAGAGGTCAGtctacgtgtagttcaacagaatcacaatctgaactaaagagtggagaagaacatactggagaataaaaaaactgtaattttacgtacttgttgaatgtttttgtgttattcttTCAGAGGCAAATCCAGAGAAGTTCAACAGTCGCTTCAGGAACAAGATGTTCTACGCAGGGGTGAGTGTCCACGCCGGTCTCTTTTCTTAACTCGGCATCTTTGTAGTGGGGCGTACTCTAACCAGTATACAGAGgagttcaggtgtgtgaaggtcaGGACACAGCTGTTCCTAACAGGAAGCTAAGACAGGGTAGTTAGTAACGTGGTCTCAAATCCCACCAGAGGGAGGaaagtttcttatttttattttataggatttaaatgtttgtaacgctcagtgtttgtgtgtttgtgtctcagacGGCCTTCTCAGATTTCCTCAGCGGGAGTTCCAAAGACCTCGCCAAGCACATCAAAGTTGTGGTGAGTAGAAGAGTTAAAAAACACCATCATCTTTCTTTTATGTATACATAAGTCTGTTTACATGTATAaaactgtttcctctcctcagtGTGACGGGACAGATCTGACTGCCAAAGTCCAGGagatgaagcttcagtgtctcctcttcctcaacaTCCCCAGGTATGCCAAGGCGGGGCCAAAACAAACTATGTCcttaaaaactacattttccAACTTTATTCTTTAAGTTAAGTTATATCACATGACGATGCTCCGTACAGCTGTATCAGTACAGCTGAATCAGTACAGGTGTATCAGTACAGCTGAATCAGTACAGGTGTATCAGTACAGGTGAATCCGTACCGATGTATCAGTTCAGGTGCATCAGTTGCAGGTGTATCAGTACAGGTGTATCAGTACAGGTGTATCAGTACAGGTGAATCCGTACAGGTGTATCAGTACAGGTGAATCCGTAACGATGTATCAGTACAGGTGTATCAGTACAGGTGTATCAGTACAGGTGTATCAGTACAGGTGAATCAGTACAGGTGAATCAGTTACAGGTGAATCAGTTACAGGTGTATCAGTACAGGTGTATCAGTACAGGTGTATCAGTACAGGTGAATCAGTACAGGTGTATCAGTACAAGTGTATCAGTACAGGTGTATCAGTAACAGATGAGTGTCTTGCAGGTACTGTGCTGGCACGACACCGTGGGGTCATCCTAGTGAGCACCAGGACTTTGAACCTCAGCGCCATGACGACGGCTGCATCGAGGTCATCGGATTCACCATGACCAGTCTGGTGAGCTCTGTCTGTGTGGTCACctgtgttttacctgtgttcacctgtgttcacctgtgttAAGCTTTATTTACCTATCAAACTTTGGAATTCACTGCTTTACATTTACTACCTGCTTTACCTGTAGTTTGCCTGTCACCTGTGTTTATCTGTGCTTACCTGTGTAATACaactgtatttcctgtttttttttactttcaccaATGTGTTACCTGCGTCTTACCTGTGTTTACGTTTTTCTCATCGTGTATGACCAGTTTATGCCCTGAGGTcattgtttacctgtgtgtttattgtaTCTAGGCCACACTGCAGGTGGGAGGTCACGGCGAGCGTCTCCATCAGTGTAAAGAGGTGACCCTCACCACCTTTAAGTCCATCCCCATGCAGGTGGACGGGGAGCCGTGTAAACTGGCCCCctccatcatcaacatcaaccTGAGGAACCAGGCCAACATGGTGCAGAAGGCCAAGAGGAGGATCTCCATGCCTCACCTGAACGAGTACGAAcactttaataaaataacaaagataCTGATTATTATAGTAAAAATATCTCCATGCcccactttaaaggtcacatatcctcctcctcttcatccagtgtaaataagtctcagctcctcaaaacatatgtgtgaagtttcttgttctaaagccactctgatcctgtatttgatcatgtctataaacccctctatttcagccctgctcagaacaggctgtttctgtgtctgtacctttaaatatgtaaatgagctgtgtctgaccacgccccctctctggaagggcttgggtgtctcggtctttctcgcttcatgtcctattgtttacggtgagaaggcagactcagagggcagaacaaacacctagctgtgggagtgtcacccaattgggggaggggttactgccctttgtgatgtcatgaagggaaaatctccaaacggcctgtttgagcacacattttctgaaaagtggagcaggcaaaagacagagaggatggacttttcttataattggggggtttgtagacagactagagacacatgttagagttagagaaacatggtgaagtggattttagagaatatgagacctttaacgAGTATGTAtactttattattataacagAGATACTGAATATTATGGTAAACATATCTCCATGCCTTGCCTCATGAGTACTAATACTGTTGGGATATTCTTTacctcctttgtgtgtgtgtgtgtgtgtgcagccagcAGCCCGTCCCTGAGAAGCTGCAGATCAGAGTGAACAGGATCAGCATGGCGGCGTATGAAGCTCTGCACTACGACAAAGACCAGCTGAAAGAAGCCTGTGAGTCAGCAAAGGGTTAACTGTCACATTTATATGTATACGAACTACAACTTTATTTTGAGCTACCTGTATCTCGataattcagaaaaacagagcagatattttgttcttctttgaAACTTAACTCGTTATCtcgaagagaaacagagaagaattctattttctattttacaaaatgattcGATACAAACCAAAGTTTATTCGGGTGAAGATTTTAGATATTTCCATTTCATAACCACAGAAAACTTAATTAATCCCAGAGtgcaatttgttttttacagtcttCCCGTACATATGAAcgttcacaaacaaacagcagagtgtTTCAGAGTCACTTACATCAGGACGTTGATAGAGATGCTCACTGGAACTCTAGCACCCTCGTGTGGCCTCATAGGTAATGACACACTTGAGGGCCGGGCAAGGTTCAACTACACagttaaaatgaaaagaataagaataataagaaatgaaacataataataatacattttatttaaagacacctttcaaaacactcaaggtcaccttacaaagcagagataaaaacaacaaagtacaTCCtggaatggatgagttaatactgatggactctttactcagcagcctctaccatcagtgtgtgcatgtgtatgaatggatgagttaatactgacggactctttactcagcagcctctaccatcagtgtgtgaatgtgtatgaatggatgagttaatactgacggactctttactcagcagcctctaccatcagtgtgtgaatgtgtatgaatggatgagttaatactgacggactctttactcagcagcctctaccatcagtgtgtgaatgtgtaggtgtgacctgcggtgtaaaagcgctttgtgaagtcagaagactagaaaagcgtgaaacaaactcaagtccatttaccattaaacaCTCAGGCAGGACGAATAGAAAAATATTGAAAGAAAACATACGggacacttgttttttttgtgatgtgctcttcttctttctgcagcaACGCCGCTTGGTGTGATCACCGTCCCTGGAGACAGCGACCTGGAGACCTGCCGCTTACTGATCGAACGTCTCCACGACGACCTGGACCAGGTaccttaaaatatttatttgaatgttgaacacattttaaagacactGATGAAAGAATTAGTACAGCCTCAGTCCAGTTTGTCAGACTGGTAGAGACTGCAGCAGAAGGTTCAGTCACTTGTCGTGTTTCTCTCCGCTCCTTCAGGACGGCGAGGAGATGAAGGGAGAGTGTGTGACCTCTCAGAGACTCTCCATGAAGTGGTGTTTCCTCGACTGTGAGTccagactaacacacacacacacacacacacacacacacacacacacacacacacacacacacacacacacacacacacacacacacactaacacgtTGAAACACTAAAACCTGAtctgtatgtttttaatttcaggtACGACTGCGGACCGTTTCTACAGGATCGACCGCGCTCAGGTGAGACAGCATTACAAGATACTCCTCTACACctggataaaaaaacacagaaactaaaaggatgcaaacatgttttttttaatcaaaatctgattttatgtattttttttaatttttcattcatATGCAGTAATGTGgcccaaacacacagactgtgtATTAAAATCATGAAGACATAACTCAAGTTGACTTCAGCAGGTAACTTTTATAGTGAAACTGAATTATATCGAAAGTTTGTCCCCAGAAAAGAGAATGCATTTTCAGATAACTTACTGAAATCAAAGtaatcttggtcttgtctcggtatcgccctgccttgatcttggtcttgactcggtcttgccctgccttggtcttggtcttggtcttggtattgtctcggtctcgccctgccttggtcttggtcttgacttggtctcatcctgccttggtcttggtcttgtctcgccctgccttggtcttgtcttggtctcgccctgccttggtcttggtcttgtctcgccctgccttggtcttgactcggtctcgccctgccttggtcttggtcttgactcccctgccttggtcttggtcttgactcggtctggtcctgccttggtcttggtcttgtctcgccctgccttggtcttggtcttgtctcgccctgccttggtcttggtcttgactcggtcttgccctgccttggtcttgtctctgtctcggagcactctgatCTCGGGAaagtcttggtctcggttagtgttgccatgactacaacactatctcCCCGTCCTCTGCTCCAGGAACACCTGAACTACGTGACGGAGATCTCTCAAGACGAGCTCTACATCCTGGACCCGGAGCTGGTCGCCAAGGAGACGGTGGGCACGTCCCCCGGGATGCCCGACCTGGTGGACTCTGAGGGACACcaagagcagcagagacagtTTGCCTTCCCCTGCTCCCCgtcctcccccacctcctccaccacgCCCACCACGTCCACCACGTCCACCACGCCCAGGTGAGGACCAATTTTAACTCGCAATTTGTTTATTTAAGATGTTCATTTATCCAAATATGGATATTAAATATCCCAAAggttttaaaatagaaataaacgTAAGGACTCTTTAGACAGCGTGTTTGGGCCAGTCCaataaaaattagaaaaaaagtacaatttgatgatgtcatcatcatgGTTTGCTTTTCTTCCAGGTAATAGTTGTAATGTAATAATCTCATAGAACATCTgagttatttttgtaaattctcTACTTTATTTGCTGTGTTCTCTTAATTTCACGATTTTATGACGTCCAAAAATGAAGTTTTATGTCTCGTAAACTAACAATTTTAGATTTTCTAAAATCTCAATATTCTCAAATTTTGTTTCTTGTAAATGTATTGTTTACTGACGTAAAATTTTGGAGTTCTGCTTTgagcaaacatttattttgctcCAACACGGGTTTTCCCAACGTTGGGGTCACAAattcaaatgtgtatttatggatcaataaataatatattctatattaaaatatattggaCACAGGCTAATGTGGGCCAGAGCCAAGACAAGAAACGTGCAGAGTCTCTGCCTGTCTATGGTTTGATGTGCAGAAGAGTCCTCccagcctctctttctctgtccacaataataaACACCAAAAAGATTTCACTTCCAACACAGCAGAAAAACTGTTACAAGTTATTGTTTTAGCAAAAAGCTTCATGTCGTTTTGGATGACTGGGGTCgccagagttttgtgaagtcaaagtgggaTCAGGAGCCGAAAAGGAGCTaacacttttactttgaaaagcaaAAAGTTACCTGATTAATATTTGTAGCTTCAAACTCAGCAGAAAGAGTTTTCTATTCCTTAAGAGTCTCTTTAAAGTAACTTCTATGTCTCATTCATAgacatatttatactttttgttTAAGTCAGACAATCTGTGCAGATAAATCAGGAAAAATCATCACTCCCCGTCCTTCCTCAGTAAACTCAGTGTACAGTAAACGATGGGAGCatcagtgtgtttcatgtgaGCTGAGCATATGAAGGTACatatgttgcaaaataggagagcttgtagaatgtgatgtgagaacttgaaggaaaaaaaagtgaacttgtatgtaaaaatgtttacttgtataaaaaacacacacacattaaacaagtaaacatttttacattcaagttctcacatcacattctacaagctctcttattttgcaacatatctatctcgccccctgctggacagaACAGATActgcagcagctgcttctgAGGAAACTGCAAAgaaaattacagaaaataaGAGAAACTCTCCTGTTTGAAGAGCTGCAGGTCAGAAaaacaacgtgtgtgtgtgtgtttcagggtgaGAGAGTTTCAGAGGAAGAGGATCTCCAGTGACAGCTCTGTGGCCGACGCTCTGTCTGAGAGCTCCTCAAAGACTGCCCTctgcaggtaacacacacacacacacacacacacacacacacacacacacacacacacacacacacacacacactctaacacgcataacaacacacacacacacaggcgtgGACACTATCAACCTACACTAATATCAACCTAGACACCGTCCAAGAGGGGCCCTTTAAAAACGTCACCTGTTTGCTGGCAGGTCCCCTGTTAGATAGGTATGCAAGTGCACTCAcgtacacacaggcacacactaCTCTTCGTGATTTGCAGgtttatttctgcagctgaTGAAACAAAAACGATGAAGTGTTTTACAGCAGATAATGGAGACTTTAAAGTGGACTACATGTAGCAGCAGAGACTGCAGACAGGGGGACAATAAACAGTTTAGACACTTAAAAAGAATCTGACCTGAAATATTcaatatgaaattaaaatgtatgccgtattttaaatattttcactgctttattttactgtaatcacacagtcctctttttttttattttgccctAAAtgtttcaacttctttgtattCTCTTAATAATCATGCAAACTATATTTAGTTGATAttcaaagatttaaataaattaaagaataaaagaaactaGGAAAAAAGGTTAAACTGAGGTCAacccaaaaatgttttacagaacataaaaataatacaaaaacaaaaagtttaacaGTATGAGTAAATGATCTGTAAGTCTTTAATTGTTGAAAGAGATGAAATCAATGATTGTCtggtcgtcatggtaacagtgcTGCTTTGTGTACATGTAGTAAAcactgtttaaatgtgtgtgtgtgtgtttaagcacaTTAACGTGTAAATCAGAGACAACTGACAACAAACTGACCAACAGATCAAGACAGTAACACATACCTGTTACTGTCCTGCTGCAACCATAGTctgtcacctgttcacctgtccTCTGTTTACCTGTTCTCTGTTTACCTGTTCTCTGTTTACCTGTTCTCTGTCACCTCTCACCTGTCACCTCTGTTTACCTGTCCCCTCATACCTGtcctctgtttacctgtctcctgttcacctctcacCTGTCCCCTCATACCTGTCCTCTGTCACCTGTCCCCTCATAcctgtcctctgtctcctgtcCCCTCATACCTGtcctctgtttacctgtctcctgttcacctgtcaCCTGTCCCCTCATACCT
This genomic interval from Labrus mixtus chromosome 4, fLabMix1.1, whole genome shotgun sequence contains the following:
- the dgkzb gene encoding diacylglycerol kinase zeta — protein: MDTFFRRHFKRKESALQVDAEGKNIQRRPSVAVPTSKARRRSSVGLPSSTLTQRRRSSVQLPGGVPSAGGGRLAKSFRDKRWSGHTRRRSSTTTPNHNPRFAVCRKKVGKLRTIDTHLLGPSMLLASLIQMAEEEEEEEEGIGAGLLAGEQQVEVRGGVNNRRRMFSRSSSLHSDGDEDISDYSTANNSQSEESQLSEAEQVAEEGDNTSQSPDLEFSSSPALEVIRKTPQPPSSSRPLIRAPRCLRRNSSQVYLGDSAPYSRRRASSQRKRRRISTISKAGSPWPGRGPPLPCRKSSVYYFNHPGFYRGPGALSPLGAHGYDAHLESWSSFLLKALAKSGLQNVGTQPNVLTSGESDPLQEPNSSVDWSDNAQFGDHIWFETSGSGDFCYVGEQYCIAKSLQKSVVRKKCAGCKISVHTMCMEQLEKINFRCKPSFREPGSRAVREPNMVRHHWVHRRRQTGKCRQCGKGFQQKFSFHSKEIVAISCSWCKQAYHNKVTCFMLQQIEECCSLGAHAAVIIPPTWIIRVRRTQTSLKSSKKKKRTSLKCNKSSKKGAEVQDGRWKPFLVKPLPSQLMKPLLVFVNPKSGGNQGAKIIQSFMWYLNPRQVFDLTKGGPKEGLELYAKVPNLRILACGGDGTVGWILSVLDQLKLRPQPPVGILPLGTGNDLARTLNWGGGYTDEPITKILSHVEDGNIVQLDRWNLNVEANPEARPEDQDEHQTDKLPIDVFNNYFSLGFDAHVTLGFHESREANPEKFNSRFRNKMFYAGTAFSDFLSGSSKDLAKHIKVVCDGTDLTAKVQEMKLQCLLFLNIPRYCAGTTPWGHPSEHQDFEPQRHDDGCIEVIGFTMTSLATLQVGGHGERLHQCKEVTLTTFKSIPMQVDGEPCKLAPSIININLRNQANMVQKAKRRISMPHLNDQQPVPEKLQIRVNRISMAAYEALHYDKDQLKEASTPLGVITVPGDSDLETCRLLIERLHDDLDQDGEEMKGECVTSQRLSMKWCFLDCTTADRFYRIDRAQEHLNYVTEISQDELYILDPELVAKETVGTSPGMPDLVDSEGHQEQQRQFAFPCSPSSPTSSTTPTTSTTSTTPRVREFQRKRISSDSSVADALSESSSKTALCRRGAKIINVHRSNTTLADFRPIISPSSATSHDPEKDAELINCIKTEDLNRLTELHQQGADLLLQDPAGCTLLHHAVEAGSKDILKYLVDNVPTSHLDVTERETGETALHKAASSCQRSICHYLVEAGASLMKTDLQGETPKQCAEKADDQELSEYLENRQHYQMIQREDQETAV